In a single window of the Pseudoxanthomonas sp. F37 genome:
- a CDS encoding HDOD domain-containing protein: MRILYVGDTACLPDDLSDYIGDMGDEWTVETVADGKSAMFAVANGPVDVVMVGPTLADLPPATLLGQIRTLRPETIRIALLEGSTDSLAAPIKLIGVAHRFLPLPLSSETVLEAIHSLEELRDLLDSPRLRRAIGRVEHLPSPPHLYFALTRALEEDEGTANDIAKLVAGDPAIAAKVLQLCNSAYFSNGRAITDLRAAVTRLGLGTLRDLVLASEVFSMKTASSVDRTALQHRALLASRLAAKILPRTSSELGATAALLADIGLLLPGVRDERDTPVAEDDDRPGHTEAGAYLLGLWGLPMPIVEAVAFHRQPQRSSLRSFWVPGAVHVAGALASNEPVDEGYLKSLGVLDQLPSWRQMAETMVERAEEQAA; the protein is encoded by the coding sequence TTGCGCATTCTGTACGTTGGCGATACCGCCTGCCTGCCTGACGATCTGTCCGATTACATCGGCGACATGGGAGACGAGTGGACCGTGGAAACGGTGGCCGACGGCAAGTCGGCGATGTTCGCGGTGGCCAACGGCCCGGTCGATGTGGTGATGGTGGGGCCCACGCTGGCCGACCTGCCGCCGGCCACGCTGCTGGGGCAGATCCGCACGCTGCGTCCCGAGACCATCCGCATCGCGCTGCTGGAAGGCAGTACCGACAGCCTGGCGGCGCCGATCAAGCTGATCGGCGTGGCGCACCGCTTCCTGCCGCTGCCGCTGTCGTCGGAAACCGTGTTGGAGGCGATCCACAGCCTGGAGGAGCTGCGCGACCTGCTGGACAGTCCGCGCCTGCGCCGGGCCATCGGCCGCGTGGAGCACCTGCCATCGCCCCCGCACCTGTACTTCGCGCTGACCCGCGCGCTGGAGGAGGACGAGGGCACCGCCAACGACATCGCCAAGTTGGTGGCGGGCGATCCCGCCATCGCCGCCAAGGTGCTGCAGCTGTGCAACTCGGCCTACTTCTCCAACGGGCGCGCGATCACCGACCTGCGCGCGGCCGTCACGCGGCTGGGCCTGGGCACGCTGCGCGACCTGGTGCTGGCCAGCGAAGTCTTCTCGATGAAGACCGCCTCCAGCGTGGACCGCACCGCCCTGCAGCACCGTGCGCTGCTGGCCTCGCGCCTGGCCGCGAAGATCCTGCCGCGCACCAGTTCCGAACTCGGTGCCACGGCGGCGCTGCTGGCCGACATCGGCCTGCTGCTGCCGGGCGTGCGCGACGAGCGCGACACGCCGGTGGCCGAAGACGACGACCGCCCCGGCCATACCGAGGCCGGCGCCTACCTGCTGGGCCTGTGGGGCCTGCCGATGCCCATCGTCGAGGCGGTGGCGTTCCACCGCCAGCCGCAGCGTTCCAGCCTGCGCAGTTTCTGGGTGCCCGGCGCCGTGCATGTGGCCGGTGCGCTGGCCAGCAACGAACCGGTGGACGAGGGCTACCTGAAATCCCTGGGCGTGCTGGACCAGCTGCCCAGCTGGCGCCAGATGGCCGAGACCATGGTCGAGCGCGCCGAGGAACAGGCCGCCTGA
- a CDS encoding type II toxin-antitoxin system death-on-curing family toxin, which yields MIVWISRALALAIHDRQLAEHGGATGIRDEGLLESALARPRQLHAYGQPVPDLADLAAATAFGLARNHPFVDGNKRMAAVACEVFIVLNGATLSAEDHELYPQYLGLSEGSLGEADFAAWLRPRIIAKAPGKVQESSPAYRP from the coding sequence ATGATCGTCTGGATCAGCCGGGCCCTGGCCCTGGCCATCCATGACCGCCAGTTGGCCGAGCACGGCGGCGCCACCGGCATTCGCGACGAGGGATTGCTGGAATCGGCGCTCGCGCGCCCCAGGCAGCTGCACGCCTATGGGCAACCCGTACCGGACCTGGCCGATCTGGCGGCCGCCACGGCCTTCGGCCTGGCGCGCAACCATCCCTTCGTGGACGGCAACAAGCGCATGGCGGCCGTGGCCTGCGAAGTCTTCATCGTGCTCAACGGCGCCACGCTGTCGGCCGAGGACCACGAACTCTATCCGCAGTATCTCGGCCTGTCGGAAGGCAGCCTCGGCGAAGCGGATTTCGCCGCGTGGCTACGCCCACGGATCATCGCAAAGGCTCCCGGCAAGGTGCAGGAGTCCTCTCCCGCCTACCGTCCCTGA
- a CDS encoding AbrB/MazE/SpoVT family DNA-binding domain-containing protein, giving the protein MKLKITTVGNSAGVILPKELLSRLRLEKGDELHALETPDGIRLTVYDPTLAEQMDVAEQVMRRRRTLLNKLAQ; this is encoded by the coding sequence ATGAAGCTCAAGATCACCACGGTCGGCAACTCCGCCGGCGTCATCCTGCCCAAGGAGCTGCTGTCCCGTCTGCGCCTGGAGAAGGGCGACGAGCTGCACGCGCTGGAGACGCCCGACGGCATCCGCCTGACGGTGTACGACCCCACCCTGGCCGAGCAGATGGACGTGGCCGAGCAGGTCATGCGCCGTCGCCGTACCCTGCTCAACAAGCTGGCGCAGTGA